In Pectobacterium aroidearum, the following are encoded in one genomic region:
- a CDS encoding conjugal transfer protein TraG has product MQAQGVLFGQIAAVFGIVIAGVWGATQWTAAALGYQLRLGSPWFDFHGTPVYYPWKLFEWWFFFDAYAPQVFDTGGMIAASSGLLAVAVAIAMSVWRSRQARKVTTYGSARWADAADIRKAGLTQPAGVFLGQHDGHYLRHEGPEHVLTFAPTRSGKGVGLVVPTLLSWPTSAVIHDIKGENWQITAGWRSRFSHCLLFNPTDASSAAYNPLLEVRRGAHEVRDVQNIADILVDPEGALEKRNHWEKTSHALLVGAILHVLYAGEDKTLRGVANFLSDPASPFELTLHRMMTTKHLGDAQHPVVASAAREVLNKSDNERSGVLSTAMSFLGLYRDPTVAEVTSRCDWRIADLIAAEHPVSLYLVVPPSDISRTKPLIRLILNQIGRRLTESLDGSDGIERRHKLLLMLDEFPALGRLDFFETALAFMAGYGIRSFLIAQSLNQIDKAYGQNHSILDNCHVRVTFATNDERTAKRISETLGTATELRAQRNYAGHRLAPWLGHLMVSRQETARPLLTPGEVMQLPTDEAVVMVSSVAPIKAKKLRYFADANFKQRVIPPPAVTAGRYADVPPARPDDWSGLAIPAVPAAPATASADDLEALGSTDDGGPRRQPELSEAIAYAPAMDAPASDLSLLDDDDMPPVLPGQLDPALQRTSRLASLNPNDGIDL; this is encoded by the coding sequence ATGCAAGCTCAGGGCGTTTTGTTCGGGCAGATCGCCGCCGTGTTCGGCATCGTGATCGCCGGTGTGTGGGGTGCCACGCAATGGACAGCCGCCGCCTTGGGCTACCAGCTACGCCTTGGCTCGCCCTGGTTCGACTTCCACGGCACACCGGTCTATTACCCGTGGAAGCTCTTCGAGTGGTGGTTTTTCTTCGACGCCTACGCGCCGCAGGTGTTCGACACCGGAGGCATGATCGCGGCAAGCAGCGGCCTGCTGGCCGTGGCGGTCGCCATCGCTATGTCTGTCTGGCGCTCGCGGCAGGCGCGCAAGGTGACGACCTATGGCTCGGCCCGTTGGGCCGATGCCGCCGACATTCGCAAGGCCGGGCTGACGCAGCCCGCCGGCGTCTTTCTCGGTCAGCATGACGGCCATTACCTGAGGCACGAAGGGCCGGAACACGTCCTGACCTTTGCGCCCACTCGCTCGGGCAAGGGCGTGGGCCTAGTGGTGCCAACGCTGTTGTCCTGGCCGACATCCGCCGTCATCCACGACATCAAGGGCGAGAACTGGCAGATCACCGCTGGCTGGCGCAGTCGATTCAGCCACTGCCTGCTGTTCAACCCCACCGATGCCAGTTCGGCGGCCTACAACCCGCTGCTGGAGGTACGGCGCGGCGCGCATGAGGTGCGCGACGTGCAGAACATCGCCGACATCCTGGTCGATCCAGAAGGCGCGCTGGAGAAGCGCAACCATTGGGAGAAGACCAGTCACGCGCTACTGGTCGGCGCGATCCTGCATGTGCTGTACGCGGGGGAAGACAAGACGCTGCGTGGCGTCGCCAACTTCCTGTCCGATCCGGCCAGCCCGTTCGAGCTGACCTTGCACCGAATGATGACGACCAAACACCTGGGCGATGCCCAGCATCCCGTCGTTGCATCCGCTGCCCGCGAAGTGCTCAACAAGTCGGACAACGAGCGGTCTGGCGTGCTCTCCACCGCCATGTCGTTCCTCGGTCTGTACCGTGATCCGACCGTGGCCGAAGTCACTTCGCGCTGCGACTGGCGCATCGCTGACCTGATCGCAGCAGAGCATCCGGTATCGCTCTATCTGGTGGTGCCGCCTTCGGACATTTCGCGCACCAAGCCGCTGATCCGGCTGATCCTCAACCAGATCGGCCGGCGGCTCACCGAATCGCTCGACGGCTCCGACGGTATCGAGCGCCGGCACAAGCTGCTGCTGATGCTCGATGAGTTCCCGGCGCTTGGCCGTCTGGACTTCTTCGAGACGGCGCTGGCCTTCATGGCGGGTTACGGCATCCGCAGCTTCCTCATCGCGCAATCGCTCAATCAAATCGACAAGGCCTACGGCCAGAACCATTCGATTCTGGACAACTGCCATGTGCGTGTGACGTTCGCCACCAACGACGAACGCACGGCCAAACGCATTTCAGAAACCCTCGGCACGGCCACTGAGCTGCGTGCGCAGCGCAACTACGCGGGCCACCGGCTCGCGCCGTGGCTGGGCCACCTGATGGTGTCGCGCCAAGAAACCGCACGGCCGCTGCTGACGCCGGGTGAAGTGATGCAGCTACCGACCGATGAGGCGGTGGTGATGGTGTCCAGTGTCGCGCCGATCAAGGCGAAGAAGCTGCGCTACTTCGCCGACGCCAATTTCAAGCAACGGGTGATTCCGCCGCCTGCGGTGACGGCAGGCCGCTATGCCGATGTGCCGCCTGCACGACCTGACGACTGGAGCGGCCTGGCAATACCTGCGGTTCCTGCGGCACCGGCCACGGCATCCGCCGATGACCTGGAGGCCTTGGGTTCGACCGACGACGGCGGCCCACGCCGCCAGCCCGAACTGTCCGAAGCCATCGCCTATGCCCCAGCGATGGATGCCCCGGCCAGCGACCTGTCGCTGCTCGATGACGACGACATGCCCCCGGTGCTTCCCGGCCAGCTAGACCCCGCCCTGCAACGCACGTCGCGGCTGGCATCGCTGAACCCCAACGACGGAATCGACCTATGA
- a CDS encoding EexN family lipoprotein produces MKRMTPLLLVAALTACDPSESPKQDFGVPTVEELAADPERLKELRRQCKTKRTAMEDVLCNRVAEATNKRFLGDGKVPYTPSDTPPKF; encoded by the coding sequence ATGAAGCGAATGACCCCTTTGCTGCTGGTCGCGGCGCTTACAGCATGCGACCCGTCGGAGTCGCCGAAGCAGGACTTCGGTGTCCCGACCGTGGAAGAACTGGCGGCCGATCCCGAACGCTTGAAGGAACTGCGCCGTCAGTGCAAGACCAAGCGTACGGCAATGGAAGACGTACTCTGCAACCGGGTAGCGGAGGCGACGAATAAGCGCTTTTTGGGCGACGGCAAGGTGCCTTACACGCCATCGGACACGCCGCCCAAGTTCTAA
- a CDS encoding LysR family transcriptional regulator, which translates to MELRHLRCFLAVAEELHFARAAEKLHIEQSPLSRTIRELEEDLGEQLFVRTSRSTRLTRAGKLFLEHVPRIFTALQQARDSVQAAANGFHGQLRIALSDGTTSSRLPNLLALCRQEEPEVEIRLFEVPLSQQIKGLHDDLYDVGFAQSNEVGEGIAAQAVWSDPLMVAVPARHPLLRHKRIPLEEMIRYPLVLCDPLACEGHARQVERVLRRAEMEPLIAERVSSYDLMMALVSAGFALGLTAAPHIEASREPGVVARPLAGCSPVLTTYLLHREGEPSEALSRFIERVQAIDLLEGARPEQPPEPDAPEDTEP; encoded by the coding sequence ATGGAACTGCGGCACTTACGGTGTTTCCTCGCTGTTGCGGAAGAGCTTCACTTTGCCCGAGCTGCGGAAAAACTACATATAGAACAGTCGCCCTTGTCGCGCACCATCAGGGAATTGGAAGAAGATCTGGGCGAGCAATTGTTCGTACGCACCAGCCGCAGCACACGACTGACACGGGCAGGCAAGCTTTTTCTTGAGCATGTGCCGCGCATCTTCACAGCCTTGCAGCAAGCCCGAGACAGCGTGCAGGCTGCGGCCAATGGCTTTCATGGGCAATTACGCATTGCACTGTCCGACGGCACGACGTCATCGCGCTTGCCGAACTTGTTGGCGTTGTGCCGGCAGGAGGAACCCGAAGTCGAGATCCGTCTGTTTGAGGTGCCGCTTTCACAGCAGATCAAAGGGCTGCACGACGACCTTTACGACGTTGGTTTCGCACAATCCAATGAAGTGGGTGAAGGCATTGCAGCCCAGGCTGTGTGGAGTGATCCGCTAATGGTGGCGGTGCCAGCTCGCCACCCGCTGCTCAGACACAAGCGCATTCCGCTGGAGGAGATGATACGTTACCCCCTCGTACTGTGTGATCCGCTCGCTTGTGAAGGACACGCGCGCCAGGTCGAGCGGGTGCTGCGCCGCGCGGAAATGGAGCCACTGATTGCAGAGCGTGTGTCCTCATACGACCTGATGATGGCGCTGGTATCAGCGGGCTTCGCGCTGGGCCTGACTGCCGCACCACACATCGAGGCCAGCCGCGAACCGGGCGTAGTTGCGCGGCCCTTGGCAGGCTGTTCCCCAGTGCTGACGACCTATCTACTGCATCGCGAAGGTGAGCCTTCGGAAGCGCTGTCCCGATTTATCGAGCGGGTGCAAGCTATTGACTTGCTCGAAGGCGCGAGGCCCGAACAACCACCTGAACCTGATGCCCCGGAGGACACCGAGCCATGA
- a CDS encoding DUF1349 domain-containing protein: protein MKLHNVPYDFVASQGSDWKVDNKSGRVTTTAPRHSDIFIDPGRAGSVVSSASRHNAATLMTRIPAGDFQFSATVHVEFGATFDAGVLLLRVDESTWAKLCFEYSPDGEPMVVSVINKGGTSDDANAFTVDGKQVNLRISRKENVYALHASVDGVKWIFVRAFAFDNTEAEPEIGFEAQSPNADGCNVSFSNYALTDVSIADFRNGL from the coding sequence ATGAAACTACACAACGTCCCTTACGACTTCGTTGCTTCGCAAGGGTCTGACTGGAAGGTTGACAACAAAAGCGGTCGCGTGACCACCACCGCACCCAGGCATAGCGACATCTTCATAGATCCGGGCCGCGCTGGATCCGTAGTGTCGTCTGCCAGCCGTCACAATGCGGCGACGTTGATGACTCGCATTCCGGCCGGTGACTTTCAATTCAGTGCCACAGTACACGTCGAGTTCGGAGCCACCTTTGACGCGGGCGTGCTGCTCTTGCGGGTCGATGAGAGCACCTGGGCGAAGCTGTGCTTCGAATATTCCCCAGACGGGGAGCCCATGGTGGTTTCAGTCATCAATAAAGGTGGCACCTCCGACGACGCGAATGCCTTTACTGTGGATGGCAAGCAGGTAAATCTGCGCATTTCTCGTAAAGAGAACGTGTACGCGCTGCATGCTTCAGTGGATGGCGTGAAGTGGATTTTCGTGCGGGCATTCGCTTTTGACAACACCGAGGCGGAGCCGGAAATTGGCTTTGAGGCGCAATCCCCCAATGCCGATGGCTGCAATGTCTCGTTCAGCAACTACGCGTTGACCGACGTGAGCATCGCCGACTTCCGCAACGGGCTCTGA
- a CDS encoding MFS transporter, with the protein MNVNTENARLLKTRRALFGCFLVLGFVMASWIVRTPSIRDALSASTAEMGLILFGFSLGSMGGILLAGNIVARIGADRAVCAGMTLALAGLIVLSSGTHLALAWMTGFGLGLVGFGMAQAEVAVNVLGAHVERGLGRPVLTLVHGCFSLGTTLGAVCGLLLVAKGLSVTSHMLVVCALLCPMLVYVAYGVVGSHGARVTDSANKRGFITTIKDDPKLILIGAIVLAVALAEGSANDWLPLLIVDAHETSEAIGSLLFVAFAATMTLGRFLGTGVLSRFGPVNVIRASALIGAVGILIVVLAPTLSVAGIGVFLWGIGASLGFPVAMSAGASVGHDPSARIAVLATIGYTAFLVGPPLLGFIGEHIGLRLTMLFVMALLALPLLLATTLQRRSS; encoded by the coding sequence ATGAATGTGAATACTGAAAACGCAAGATTGCTCAAAACGCGCCGGGCATTGTTCGGATGTTTCCTCGTGCTCGGCTTTGTCATGGCCTCCTGGATCGTGCGCACGCCCTCTATCCGCGACGCTCTGAGCGCATCCACAGCAGAGATGGGTCTGATCCTTTTCGGGTTCTCGCTTGGCTCGATGGGCGGGATTCTGCTGGCCGGCAACATCGTGGCCCGTATTGGTGCAGATCGTGCAGTCTGCGCTGGCATGACGCTCGCTCTGGCGGGCCTGATCGTGCTGTCGAGCGGTACTCACCTCGCTTTGGCTTGGATGACAGGCTTTGGCTTGGGCCTGGTTGGTTTTGGAATGGCCCAGGCCGAAGTGGCCGTCAACGTGTTGGGGGCGCATGTGGAACGTGGGCTGGGGCGACCCGTGCTGACGCTGGTACACGGCTGCTTCAGCCTGGGTACGACGCTCGGTGCCGTGTGTGGTCTGCTACTGGTTGCAAAAGGCTTGTCCGTTACCTCGCACATGCTCGTCGTCTGTGCGCTGCTGTGTCCGATGCTGGTCTATGTCGCCTACGGTGTGGTCGGATCACACGGCGCACGCGTGACTGATTCCGCAAATAAGCGAGGCTTCATCACGACCATCAAGGATGATCCGAAGCTCATCCTCATCGGTGCAATTGTGCTGGCTGTGGCGCTGGCCGAAGGCTCCGCCAACGACTGGCTACCACTGCTGATTGTGGACGCGCACGAAACCTCTGAAGCCATTGGTTCGCTTCTGTTCGTCGCTTTCGCTGCGACGATGACATTGGGACGGTTCTTGGGAACCGGGGTGCTGAGCCGTTTCGGACCCGTCAACGTAATTCGCGCCAGTGCGCTTATCGGCGCAGTCGGAATACTAATAGTAGTTCTGGCCCCAACCTTGTCTGTGGCAGGTATCGGCGTATTCCTTTGGGGAATCGGTGCATCACTGGGCTTTCCTGTAGCGATGTCAGCCGGTGCCTCAGTTGGACATGATCCATCCGCGCGCATCGCGGTTCTGGCCACGATCGGCTACACGGCCTTTCTTGTCGGCCCTCCGCTACTCGGCTTCATCGGCGAGCACATAGGCCTACGGCTCACGATGCTATTTGTCATGGCTCTATTGGCTCTGCCATTGCTGTTGGCAACCACTTTGCAAAGGCGTAGTTCATGA
- a CDS encoding excinuclease ABC subunit UvrA produces MKNEISKNHGFVSIRGARENNLKNIDVEIPRDSLVVFTGISGSGKSSLAFGTLYAESQRRYLESVAPYARRLIDQAGTPDVDAIDGLPPAVALQQRRGTPTARSSIGSLSGISNLVRLLYSRAGRYPVGHPMLYAEDFSPNTPEGACPHCHGMGKVYEVTEQSMVPDDGLTIRERAVAAWPTAWGGQNLRDILVMLGHDVDVPWRKLPKKLRDWILFTEEQPTVPVYAGASHEEAKAAQKTGLSPSYMGTFSSAKRHVLHTFAHSKSARMRERAAAFMVSSDCHVCGGKRIKPEALTVTFSGVDIVELGRLTLDEMAVLLTPAAEGRLGQEIPAASIHAGLPTTAGGKRRSGSTTKPVPEYAQEQVLAAQRLAQEITSRISAMTQLGLGYLSLDRATPSLSSGELQRLRLATQLVSQLFGVVYVLDEPSAGLHPADGEALIAALHRLKRVGNSLFVVEHDLATMGEADWLVDVGPDAGAHGGEVLYSGPPAGLAKVSRSKTARYLFPAKSDRKVQVRRDALEWLRLEGVVRHNLKDVDAAFPTGCLTAVTGISGSGKSSLVSHALVELVAQELGTPLVDAEHNDGDSSPSSAQPFSDLQDDDPGAASNSAGVVTAGRLAELVGIKRLVRVDQKPIGRTPRSNLATYTGLFDGVRKLFAATPAAQRRRYGPGRFSFNVAQGRCPKCEGEGFVSVELLFLPSVYAPCPECHGARYNPATLEIKWKDLTIAQVLDLTVKDACEVFSDEPAVLRPLMLLHDIGLGYLRLGQPATELSGGEAQRIKLVTELQRLQHGNTLYVLDEPTTGLHPADVDRLLLQLDGLVQAGNTVVVVEHDMRVVAACDWVIDMGPGAGNSGGRVVVSGPPEVVAAVKASRTAPYLSNELVGKQTARFVRSTSKA; encoded by the coding sequence ATGAAGAACGAAATATCTAAAAATCACGGGTTTGTAAGTATTCGCGGGGCACGGGAAAACAACCTAAAGAACATTGACGTTGAGATTCCCCGTGATTCGCTGGTGGTCTTCACGGGTATCTCGGGTTCGGGCAAGTCGTCCCTGGCTTTCGGCACCTTATATGCCGAGTCGCAGCGTCGCTACTTGGAATCAGTTGCGCCTTATGCACGTCGGCTGATCGACCAAGCGGGTACGCCGGATGTGGACGCTATCGACGGTCTGCCACCCGCCGTGGCGCTGCAACAGCGTCGGGGTACACCTACCGCTCGGTCCTCTATTGGGAGTCTGAGCGGCATTTCCAATTTGGTGCGGCTCCTTTACTCCCGTGCGGGCCGGTATCCCGTGGGGCACCCCATGCTGTATGCGGAAGACTTTTCGCCCAACACACCGGAAGGTGCATGCCCGCATTGCCACGGCATGGGCAAAGTCTATGAAGTTACCGAACAGTCGATGGTTCCGGATGACGGCCTGACGATTCGCGAGCGCGCTGTAGCGGCCTGGCCCACTGCGTGGGGTGGGCAGAATCTGCGGGACATCCTCGTCATGCTGGGACACGACGTCGATGTGCCATGGCGAAAGCTTCCCAAGAAATTGCGCGACTGGATTCTTTTTACTGAAGAGCAGCCTACCGTCCCGGTGTATGCCGGAGCCAGCCATGAGGAAGCCAAGGCCGCGCAAAAGACTGGTTTGTCGCCAAGCTACATGGGCACATTCAGCAGTGCGAAGCGGCATGTCTTGCACACCTTCGCACACAGCAAGAGCGCGCGTATGCGCGAGCGGGCCGCGGCATTCATGGTCAGTAGCGACTGCCATGTTTGTGGTGGAAAGCGCATCAAGCCTGAGGCTTTGACGGTCACCTTCTCGGGTGTCGACATCGTTGAGCTCGGGCGGTTGACGCTCGACGAGATGGCAGTGCTCCTTACTCCGGCGGCCGAAGGCAGGCTCGGACAGGAGATCCCAGCAGCCAGCATTCATGCGGGTCTTCCCACCACGGCTGGCGGTAAACGCCGCTCGGGATCGACGACAAAGCCCGTACCTGAATATGCCCAGGAGCAGGTGCTTGCTGCCCAGCGATTAGCCCAGGAAATTACCTCGCGCATCAGCGCGATGACACAGCTCGGGCTTGGGTATCTGTCGCTCGACCGCGCGACGCCATCGCTGTCCTCGGGCGAGCTGCAACGCCTGCGTCTGGCCACGCAACTGGTATCACAGCTTTTCGGAGTCGTGTACGTACTCGATGAACCGTCTGCAGGATTACACCCCGCAGACGGCGAAGCACTGATTGCTGCACTGCATCGGCTCAAAAGAGTTGGCAATTCCTTGTTTGTGGTGGAGCACGATCTGGCCACCATGGGCGAAGCGGACTGGTTGGTAGACGTCGGACCCGACGCTGGCGCCCATGGAGGAGAAGTTCTCTATAGCGGCCCTCCTGCTGGGCTAGCGAAAGTTAGTCGATCCAAAACGGCGCGCTACCTGTTCCCGGCCAAGAGCGACAGAAAGGTTCAAGTTCGCCGGGATGCCCTTGAGTGGCTACGCCTTGAAGGCGTTGTGCGCCATAACCTTAAAGATGTGGACGCCGCGTTTCCGACAGGGTGTCTGACGGCGGTGACCGGAATTTCTGGTTCTGGGAAGTCGAGTCTGGTCAGTCATGCACTGGTCGAACTTGTAGCGCAGGAGCTCGGCACGCCTTTGGTTGACGCCGAGCACAACGATGGCGATAGCTCGCCCAGTAGCGCGCAACCCTTCAGCGACCTGCAAGACGATGATCCGGGTGCTGCCAGCAATAGTGCGGGCGTCGTGACGGCGGGCCGCTTGGCGGAATTGGTCGGTATCAAACGACTGGTTCGGGTTGATCAAAAGCCCATCGGCCGCACGCCACGGTCCAACCTGGCAACTTACACCGGCTTGTTCGACGGCGTACGCAAGCTGTTCGCGGCCACACCTGCAGCACAGCGGCGCCGCTATGGGCCCGGGCGTTTTTCCTTCAACGTCGCACAGGGACGATGCCCAAAGTGCGAAGGCGAAGGCTTTGTGAGCGTGGAGTTGCTGTTCCTCCCGAGCGTGTACGCACCGTGCCCGGAATGCCACGGTGCTCGTTACAACCCGGCAACGCTTGAGATCAAGTGGAAGGATCTGACGATTGCGCAGGTGCTTGACCTCACAGTGAAGGATGCCTGCGAGGTGTTTTCGGATGAGCCTGCCGTACTGCGACCACTGATGCTGTTGCACGACATCGGCCTGGGCTATCTGCGACTGGGGCAGCCTGCGACCGAGTTGAGCGGGGGTGAGGCGCAACGCATCAAGCTCGTCACCGAGTTGCAGCGGCTGCAGCATGGCAACACCCTTTACGTGCTGGACGAGCCCACCACTGGACTGCACCCGGCGGATGTCGATCGCTTGCTCCTGCAACTCGATGGATTGGTCCAGGCAGGCAACACAGTTGTGGTGGTCGAGCACGACATGCGCGTGGTCGCGGCGTGTGATTGGGTCATCGACATGGGACCAGGGGCTGGCAATTCGGGAGGCCGAGTGGTGGTCAGTGGGCCTCCAGAGGTAGTGGCTGCCGTAAAGGCAAGCCGGACAGCGCCTTATCTCTCCAATGAACTGGTAGGCAAACAAACGGCTCGCTTCGTCAGATCAACCAGCAAGGCCTAA
- a CDS encoding MFS transporter has protein sequence MPIALFALTICSFAIGTAEFVIVGLIPIVATDLGVSLPSAGLLVSLYAMGVAVGAPLLTAATGKVHRKILLISLMAIFTASNILAWASPSFETLVAARVLTGLAHGVFYSIATIIAAGLVPKEKAASAIAIMFTGLTVALVTGVPIGTFIGQIFGWRSTFLVVATLGAIAILGTLLFVPSNIPSSKPATLRQLASVLTHPRLILAYAITAIGYGGSFVAFTYLAPILEEITGFSAAAVSGVMLLYGVSVAVGNLYGGKLVDRYGAVPALRSIFLALTVVLIALAFTASSKWMMLITVLIWGAVAFGNVPGLQFYAVKQAERYVPSAVDVASGLNIAAFNLGIAGGASIGGMIVARGSLTSTPLIAAIFVFLAFALTVWAGFLDRRKRADHLAEC, from the coding sequence ATGCCAATTGCATTGTTTGCCCTAACGATATGTTCTTTTGCAATCGGCACTGCCGAATTTGTCATTGTGGGATTGATTCCAATCGTAGCAACGGACCTGGGCGTTAGCCTGCCATCCGCAGGCCTGCTCGTCAGCCTTTATGCAATGGGCGTCGCGGTCGGCGCCCCTTTGCTTACCGCGGCCACGGGGAAAGTCCACCGGAAGATTCTGCTTATCTCATTGATGGCGATTTTCACTGCGAGCAACATATTGGCATGGGCATCACCGAGTTTTGAGACACTAGTCGCAGCTCGGGTGTTAACAGGACTAGCTCACGGAGTCTTTTACTCAATCGCGACCATCATTGCCGCAGGGCTTGTTCCAAAGGAAAAAGCCGCCAGCGCTATTGCGATAATGTTTACAGGGCTGACCGTAGCACTTGTCACTGGTGTGCCGATTGGAACCTTTATTGGGCAGATTTTTGGTTGGCGCTCGACCTTCCTCGTTGTGGCTACTTTGGGAGCAATCGCAATATTGGGAACACTTTTGTTCGTTCCTAGCAACATCCCCAGTAGCAAGCCTGCAACATTGCGGCAACTTGCCAGCGTGCTAACGCACCCACGCCTGATACTGGCCTATGCAATTACCGCTATTGGCTACGGTGGGTCTTTCGTAGCCTTTACCTACCTCGCGCCAATTCTTGAAGAAATCACGGGCTTCTCGGCAGCAGCAGTGAGTGGCGTGATGCTTTTGTATGGCGTGTCTGTTGCAGTTGGAAATCTGTATGGTGGAAAGCTTGTAGATCGCTACGGTGCTGTGCCCGCGCTTCGTTCGATATTCTTGGCATTGACAGTTGTCCTTATCGCATTGGCATTCACTGCATCAAGCAAATGGATGATGCTCATCACCGTTCTGATATGGGGTGCAGTCGCCTTCGGAAACGTTCCTGGTCTTCAGTTTTATGCCGTTAAACAAGCCGAGCGTTATGTGCCGTCTGCCGTGGATGTCGCTTCCGGGCTGAATATCGCGGCATTCAATTTGGGGATCGCCGGAGGCGCTTCTATCGGGGGGATGATCGTGGCAAGGGGAAGTTTGACATCCACACCTTTGATCGCTGCAATATTCGTATTTTTGGCATTCGCTCTGACAGTATGGGCGGGCTTTCTCGATAGAAGAAAGCGAGCTGATCATTTAGCGGAATGCTGA
- a CDS encoding NAD(P)H-dependent oxidoreductase, whose protein sequence is MLNVLYLDGSARPGSSAEQAHGSHTRRLTSRFVSKWQGIRPQDSVVYRDLGKAPPAQVDAAWIHAAFTPAEQREPWMVERLAESDALIDELLRSDLIVLGVPMYNFGVPTQVKAWLDNLIRVGRTFGFDLARGEVPYWPLLADQGRRAVLLSSRGDYGYDAGGRLSADNHVEGGVMAALRYIGIKDFDSIAIEFDEFRDARVVESIEKAELAVDNLVENLAGWANTQESLNSKK, encoded by the coding sequence ATGCTTAATGTTCTTTACCTGGATGGAAGCGCCCGCCCTGGCTCCTCCGCTGAGCAAGCTCACGGCTCGCATACCAGGCGGTTGACGTCGCGCTTCGTGTCTAAATGGCAGGGCATCCGGCCCCAAGATTCTGTCGTTTACCGAGATCTTGGAAAAGCTCCTCCGGCCCAAGTTGACGCGGCGTGGATTCATGCCGCATTTACACCAGCTGAGCAGCGAGAGCCTTGGATGGTTGAGCGACTTGCTGAGAGCGACGCATTGATTGACGAACTTCTGCGAAGCGATTTGATAGTGCTCGGTGTGCCCATGTACAACTTTGGCGTGCCAACGCAGGTGAAAGCCTGGCTCGATAACCTCATCCGCGTGGGTCGTACATTCGGTTTTGATCTGGCTCGTGGTGAAGTACCGTATTGGCCGCTCTTGGCCGACCAAGGTCGTCGGGCTGTACTCCTGAGTTCGCGCGGAGACTATGGCTACGACGCAGGGGGACGTCTGTCTGCTGACAACCATGTCGAGGGTGGCGTAATGGCCGCTCTGCGCTATATCGGAATCAAGGACTTCGATTCGATCGCTATCGAGTTCGATGAGTTTAGGGATGCGCGAGTCGTCGAGTCTATTGAGAAGGCCGAGTTGGCTGTTGATAACCTGGTCGAGAATCTGGCCGGCTGGGCTAATACTCAGGAAAGCCTTAATTCCAAAAAGTAA